The following proteins come from a genomic window of Eriocheir sinensis breed Jianghai 21 unplaced genomic scaffold, ASM2467909v1 Scaffold783, whole genome shotgun sequence:
- the LOC126994380 gene encoding CD209 antigen-like, giving the protein MVLRHVAVLAVVLAVAWAQGRPGGLGGGQGGGQGGGQGGGRELIRPDPRACRNRVTHAATFRNGHYYFFSWAHGPTSQHERDWLDARNICRKHCQDLVSIETQDEAQFVEQNMVQGNVKYIWTSGRKCNFDGCNRPDLQPPIVNGWFWSGSTARIPPTNSTQGWRGDWSHTGGSGRPQPDNREFSETGTDESCIAILNNFYQDGVKWHDVACNHVKPWVCEDSDELLAFARSSFPRSGIP; this is encoded by the exons ATGGTGCTGCGTCACGTGGCCGTGCTGGCCGTGGTGCTGGCCGTAGCGTGGGCCCAGGGGCGGCCAGGCGGCCTGGGCGGCGGCCAGGGGGGCGGCCAGGGGGGCGGCCAGGGCGGCGGCCGTGAGCTGATCAGGCCGGACCCCAGGGCGTGCAGGAACAGGGTGACCCACGCCGCCACCTTCCGCAACGGACACTACTACTTCTTCTCCTGGGCCCACGGACCCACCAGCCAGCACGAGCGGGACTGGCTGGACGCCAGGAACATCTGCAG GAAGCATTGCCAGGACCTCGTGAGCATCGAGACGCAGGATGAGGCTCAGTTCGTGGAGCAGAACATGGTTCAGGGCAACGTCAAGTACATCTGGACCTCTGGACGCAAATGTAACTTCGACGGCTGCAACCGGCCAGACCTGCAGCCCCCCATCGTCAACGGCTGGTTCTGGTCTGGCTCCACCGCCCGCATCCCCCCCACCAACTCCACCCAGGGCTGGCGCGGGGACTGGTCTCACACGGGCGGCTCCGGCAGACCCCAGCCCGATAACCGCGAGTTCTCGGAGACCGGCACGGACGAGTCCTGCATCGCCATCCTCAACAACTTCTACCAGGACGGCGTCAAGTGGCACGACGTCGCCTGCAACCACGTGAAGCCCTGGGTCTGCGAGGACTCCGACGAGCTCCTGGCCTTCGCCCGCTCCAGCTTCCCGCGCTCTGGCATCCCCTAG